The Desulfofundulus salinus genome includes the window GCTGGAGGCCCTGCGCTGGCTGGAGTGTGTGAAGGGCGGGGGCACCATCATTGTGAACAGTCAGATCATCTATCCCGTACCCGTACTGGCGGGCATGGCCCAATATCCCGAAAACATTATCGCCCACCTTTCCCGCCGGGCCCACACCCTGGTGGTGGACGCCCTGGGCAAGGCCCTGGGGTGCGGCAATGCCCGGGCGGCCAACTTAGTGCTGCTGGGCGCCCTGGCCAGGAGGATGTCCATCCCGCTTTCCTGCTGGCTCAACGCCATAGAGGCCTGTGTCCCCGCCCGTTACCTGGAGGTCAACCGGGCCGCCTTCCAGAGCGGTTATGCCCCCTGAGTTATCTGGTAAATTCAGTAGAACCTTTATGAAAAGGATGCGGCGCGCATCTTACGCGAAGCACTGGAGTGAGCGGGGACAGCGCCGCATCCAACCAGTTCACTGAATATTTTTAACGCCTTTTTCGAATTGAGCGGCTACGAAAATGCCTGGGGTCGGGACTTATGGGCAGGCAAAAGGTTTTTAAGCTAAACGAATATCGAAAGAAGGAGAGGACGGCGCCGGGCCTTGAACCCCTGGACAACGGGGATGGGAGGGTCCGTTTCCATGCGCCCCTGGGTAAAATCAAGGCGTTTTTAAAGGAGCGAAAGTGGCTTCTGCTGGCGCTAGTTTTAACGGCCGTCATCTGCCTGTTGCCCACACCCCGGGGCCTGACCGTGCAGGGAAAGTACGCCCTGGGTCTCTGGGCCTTTGTCATCGTCTGCTTTTTGACCGAAGCGGTGCCCCTGCCCATGACCGCCATGCTTATCGGCTCTTACCAGGTTTTCGCCGGCATCGCCGGCTTCAGAGAGGTGCCCCGCACCTTTATGGACGATGCCGTGATTTTCATCATGGGCGTGCTGATGATGGGTGCCATGCTGATGAAGTACAATATCCACAACCGGGTGGCCCTCTTCATGCTCAAACTATGCGGCACCCGCATTGAAAGGGTTATCCTGGGCATTGTGGCCTTTTGCGCCATCAGCGCTGGCTTCATTACGGAGCACGCCGCGGTGATGATCATGCTCCCCATCGGGGTGGGCATTATTTCCTTAAGCGGTGGTTACAAAAAGGTGCCCAACCTGGCCAAGCTGATCATGCTCTCCATTGCCTACGGCGTGATTATTGGGGGTGTCTCCGCGCCATCGGGAGGCGCCCGCAATGCCCTGATGCTGGGCCTTTTGAACAGCCTGGGCGTCAACGTCGGCTACGGCCAGTGGATGCTCATGGTCATGCCCTTTACCCTGATCATGATCCCTATAGTTAGTTACTGGCTGCTGAACCTCTTTTCTCCGGAAATTACAGACCTGGCCGGGGCAATTAAGGCCATCAGGGAGGAAATGGAGGCCGATGGTCCCATGACCAGCCAGGCGCGGATGGCTCTGGCCATTTTTCTGGCCGTGGTGGCCGGCTGGATTTTTGCCAGCCAGCGTTTTGGGGTGGGCAACATTGCCATGGTGGGTATTCTCCTGGCGGCGGTATTGCGCCTGATCGACTGGAGCTACCTGCAGCAAAAAACCCAGTGGGGGGTGGTTTTACTTTACGCCGGGGCCATTTCCATGGGTAAGATGCTCATTGCCACCGGCGCCGCTTCCTGGCTGGCCGGGCAGCTCCTGCACCTGGCGGCGGCCGCCGAGGTAACCGAGGGGGTTTCCCTGCTGGCGGTTACTGCCACGGTAACCGCCCTGGTGACCAATACCATGGCAGACGGTCCCACGGTGGCCGTCCTCGGCCCAATCTTTTTGAAGGTGGCCGAACTGTCCCGGACCTCACCCCTGGTCATTGGTGTGGCCACCTCCCTGGCTTCGGCCTTTTCCTACCTCCTGGTGATTGCCACTCCCGCCAACGCCATCGTTTACGGTCCCGGTTTCTTGCAGGCACAGGATTTTTTAAAGGCCGGGGGCGTACTCTTTCTCATCTCCCTGGTCTTCACCGTTACCTTTCTCGGTGGTTTCTGGTGGCACGTGCTGGGAGTTTGGTAACCGGGGCTATTCTTAGAGTAACCAAATTCCGCCCCCGTCCAAAACAAATACAATTGGTGGAAGATTATAAATTTAAAAAATAACAAAGTGATTTATTGCACAAACAACAAGGCTATGTTATACTTGAAGCAAAACGAGGGCACAGACATAGAAATGTGAATAAGTGCACAACCTGAAATTAGCGGCATATTTTGTAGTGAACAGGTGTGGTGAAAAGCCAGTAGACACAAGGACTTTGGAACCTGACAGATTGAAGTAAAATGAGGGATAAATGGAGTATGTGAACGCCGTAACATACCTGGGGAAATGCGCTGTTATGTAGTGACAAAAGGCTCCCCTTACCGGCCGGGTGCCGGCCAGGTTGGGGGTTGCGGGTTCATTGAATATTTACCAGGTTGACTTGGGGGTGATGTGCCCATGTTTTTCCGAAAAGTTACCAGCCGCAGCGGGGGAAAAGAGTACACCTACCTGAAACTCATTGAAAACTACCGGGAAGGGAACAAGGTAAAACAGAGGGTAATCGCCAACCTGGGCAACCTGGAGAACCTGACGCCGGAAAAGGTGGAGGGCCTGATTGACGGCCTGGCCCGGATATGCGGTGTTTCCCGGCGGCCAGCCAATATCGAAGCCAGGAAGGTTCTGCGCTACGGCGAGGTGCTGGCCATACACCGGATCTGGGAGATGCTGGATGTGGGGGGAGCCGTGGAGGCCGTTTTTTCCGGTGAAAGGTACGACCCGGACACCGCCCTGCTGCTGGAACTGATGGCCATCAACCAGATCATCAAGCCCCCAAATAAACAGGCCATTAGCGACTGGTACCGGTGCCTGTACTTTCCCGAAGCCCAGGGCAAGGAATTTTTAGACCACCATTTTTACAGGGCGCTGGACAGCGTGGCCAGCGTGAAGGAAAGGCTGGAGGAGGAAATTTTCCAGAGGTTGTGTGCCTTTACCCGGGTCAGCCGGGAGGTCGCCTTCTGCCTGCTGACCACGGCCACCGTTGAGCCTGCTCCTCGCAGTGAACTTGACCATTCGCCCTATGGCCGGTATATTCTAGAAGCACCACTGGAGGAGCAGCTGGTTTACCTGGGGATTCTGGTCAGCCGTGAGGGGATGCCCTTTGGGCACCGCATCCTGCACGAGGTACCCGACGAGGGGGACTTCCGGGAAATTGTGCACCACCTGCAGGCCGGGCATGGTACCCGTCAGTGCATCTTTGTGGGTGACCGCCGGCTGGTGTCCGGCCCCCACCTGGAGGTGCTGGTGTCCCACAGCTACCATTATCTGGTTCGTCGCAAGATCCAGTCGGAATGGGAGTTAAGGTTATGTGAGCGGGAACTGGTGGAGAACAGGGCGGAATTTAAAGAAGTGGATAGGGATCTCTGGTATAAGGAAGTCATGGAAGGGGGGGTGCGGTACCTGGTGTGCTACAGCCCGGCGGCGGCAAAGGAAAAGGTGATTGCCCTTGCGGAACGCCTGGATGAGGTGGAGGAAGAATTGCGGGAACTGCAGAAAACGGCCGCGTCTGAACACCGTTCGGGCAAGAGGACCCTGCCCAGGGGTGCTGCTGTCCTGAAGGATAAATACTGCCGCCGCTATTTTGACTGGCATTACAACGAGGCCACCGGGGAGCTGACCTGGCGCCGCAAAGAAGACGTGATCACCCGGGAGGAGAAAACAGCGGGGGCCTTCCTGCTGGAAACTAACGCTACCCTGTTGGACGGCCGGGAATTACTGCTGGCATACACCCGCCTCGGCCAGCTGGGGGAATCCTTTAAGGAAATCAGGAGTTTTGAGGCCAGGCCGAAAGAATTCTACCGCGAACGGAACCTTTCCGCCAGTATTTTCGTATGCGTACTGGCCGCCATGCTGGAAAAGACCCTGGAAGGGTTGCTCAAACGGGCGGGAATACCTCTGACCTCCCGCCAGGCCCTGGAGCTGCTGGAAGAAGTGAAGGTGGCCATCAACCGGGTGGACGATGTGGAGCTGAAGTCGGTGACGAGCATAGAAAAAACCCAGGAAGAAATTCTGCAGGCCATCGGGGTGCCCGACCCCAGGGCGGTCGTGGTTTAGGCACCCCGGCCTGACTCCCCGACGGGAGGAGGTGGACCCATGGAAAAAAGGGTTGGGGACATCATGGTGCCCATCATGGAATTTGCCACAGTGCCCGGTGAATCAACGGCTAAAGACGCGGTGGCCGCCCTCAAATCCCGCCGGGGCTACCCGCTGGTGCTGGTCCTGGAAAATGACAGGGTGGCCGGGATGGTCGGGCTAAAGGAAATTCTCCGGGGGCTGGATCCCGTCATGTTCAGGAAAGCCACTTACGGCGGCTGGACCGTCAGCCCCGACTGGAGGGAGCCCGTATTGTTCACGGGTCACTTCCAGGAGCGTTGCGCGGCCCTGGCCGAACGACCGGTTAAAGAAATCATGGTGCCTCTGCCGCGCCGGTTAAAAGCTCAGGATAGCATCGTTAAAGCTGCCCACATCATTCTCAGCACCGGGCAGGAACCGGTACCCGTCTGGGAGGAAGACCGGCTGGTGGGTATGGTGGGCATGAAAGAGATTTTTGCCGAAATGGTGCGGGAGCTGGACAGTGCGGGCGGTGGTTCGCGAAGTAAAGTGATCTTTGCAGATCAATTCCGCCGGAAGGCCAGGGTCACTACCACAACGGGGTAGTGACAAAAAATTACCCAAGATAGTGAAACATTTCACAAGCTCAAAGGGCGGAAATGTCTAAGCTCTCAGGCTTATATCTTTGGAAGTTGTCACTACGGTTTGTAGTGATAAAAAGACAAGGGGGTGAGAGGGCCGGCGCGGCGAGAAGGGCAAAGGAACCGGCCGGGCCGGAAGAATCAAAAAAGAACTGGCAAGGCTGAATGTAGTGGTTAAAACGCTGGTTTGGGGGAACTAACTTAAGGAGGTATCATCAATGAGTATTTTAAGAAGGGTTGCCGGGGGCGGTCTGGCTGCCGGTGAATTCCTGACCGCCCTGTCCAGGAAGCAGGCCCAGTGGGAACTGGAAATGAGCCGGGTCATCCTGGGTCAACGCTGGAAGCTTCTGCTGATAGCCATGTTTCCCGTCCTTTTAGGCCTGGGGATGGAGGTGGCTGTGGCGGCCGGCCTGCCCGAGCACATCGGCGGGCACAAGGCCTACATGCCCAGCTTCGCCACCACCGAGATGTTTATTGGCTCGGTCTTTGTAGGCGTCATGGCCGGGTTGATTACCGGCGTGATTGGTGCGGGCGGCGGCTACGTCCTTACCCCGGCGCTGATGAGCATCGGCGTGAAGGGGATTATGGCCGTGGGCACCGACCAGTTCCACCTCTTTGCCAAAGCAATCATGGGTACGGTCATCCACCGCAAGATGGGTAACGTGAACTTCTGGATTGCCGTGTGGTTTGTCCTGGGTTCGGTAACCGGTGCGTCCGTGGGCGGCGTGCTGAACAGGGCCATCTACCAGAAAAGCCCCGCTTTGAGCGATGCCTTCATCAGTGCGGTATACGTGTTCATGCTGGGCATTCTGGGCTTCTACGCCCTGGCCGACTGGCTCCGCATGCGTAAAGGTACTGCCGGCGGTGCCAGGACATCCGGTACCGACACCACGACCAATTTTGCCCGCTGGCTGCAGTCCCTTCCCTTAAAGCCCCGGGTGAAATTCGACGAGCACATTGTCCCCGGCGGCCGGAGCATCGCCGTGTATCCTATTATCATCTGCGGCTTCATCGTTGGCTTTGTTGCCGCCATCATGGGCGTGGGCGGCGGTTTCCTGACCTTCCCCATGATGGTTTACGGCCTGGGCGTATCCACCTTTACCACCGTGGGTACCGACATCCTGCAGATCATCTTTACCACCGGCTACTCCTCCATTACCCAGTATGCCATTTACGGCTACGTATTCTACACCGTGGCCATGGGCATGCTCCTGGGATCCCTCGTAGGCGTGCAGATGGGTGCCCTGGTGACCAGGATGGTGAAGGGGATTACTATCAGAGCCTTCTACGCCCTGACCATCCTGGCCGGTTTTGTGAACCGGATCTGCGCCCTGCCGGGCAAGCTGAACGAGGTCGGTTGGATCAGCATGAACAAGGCCACGGCGGCCATGATCAACAGTGTGGGTACGGTGATCTTCTTTGCCCTGGTAGGCATCTTCTCGGTGTGGATCCTGGCCGTGTTCTTCAAGGGCGCCGGCAAGATCCGGGAAGCCGAGCGGCAGGCTCTCACGGCCGGCGGTACGGGCGTGGGGCACTAAGGTAGTCTGCAAAAAAGGGGGTGTATTCCGGTATGATTATGCGGAAAAGGGAATTTTTTATCGGAATGGTGCTGCTCATTTCCTTCTTCGTGGTTCTGGCAGTATTGATGAGCCCGGTAATGAACGGCAAAACGGTCATCGGCTATGCCGACGACCTGTTTAACGAGTTAACCAAGGGTTCAACCTACTACATTCCCGGTATCATGAGCAAGGCGAAAAAGTTTGAAGGGCAAAGTTTCCAGGTAACCCTGGATGCCGGAGATAAAGAAGAAGCAGAGAAAATGACGGGGCTCTTTACCGCCGCCGGTGCCACAGTGGTGGCACAGGGGCAAAAACTAATGGTCAGCGGGGATCTGGGTAAGGTAGCCAGCGCGGCGCTGACCGATGCGGATGCGGAGTTTAATAACAAAGGCGATCAGATCAAAAGTCGTTACGGCCTGGAGTCGCGGGAAGCGATCTATTACTGGTGGAACCTATTCAACGCCCTCCAGAAGCAGTACAAATTGGAAGCCCGCGCCAGCGAGATGTCCTTCGCGGGATCGGTGATGACCAAGGCCCTGGAGCCCGCATATAACTTCGAAGGGATCCAGGCGGCCAGAGTAGCCGATAAAGCAGGCATGACCACCTTCATGCTCGCCTTTTACGTCATCTATACCATGTGGTACGGCTTTGCCATGATGTTCATCTTCGAGGGCCTGGGCATTTCGGCCTCCGCCCACGGGGAAAAGGCAGAGGCCTGATGCCCGGCTCCGGGAGGTCCGCCGGGTCGACGGCTATACGTGCCCGCGGGCGTTAAGTGAAATAAGAGCTTCAACAGGCGGTGCCTTTAACGGCGCCGCTTTGTTTTTATGATTCGGCAGGTCGGCCGTACAGAGTTTTTATGCCATATTCAGTTGCTTCGGGGTGAAAATCTTTTGTGCTTGTGAATCCTATCTTTTTGTCACCTGCCTATTGATTTCTGAAAATTTAGGACTATAATAAAATCAACAGGGTGGTTATGTGGAGCTTGTTAAAATTCGTACATATTGTCACTACGTATAAACCTTAGTTTTGTCACCACAACTCTTTGGCCGGAAAAAGCCCCACTTTAATTTTCGAATGGGGGTGTAAAAAATGAACAAAGGTCAATCACCGTCTTTAAGGGAGGAACCCCGGTGGCTTGAAAACCTGGGCCTGGCGGTAGACATCCTGGGAGTGGGCACCATTATCAACCTGACCGCTTTGCTGGTGGTAAAAGTGTTTATGAATGACTTTTACAACAGCGTGGTAACCTTTCTCTTCCGCTAAAAGGGAGAGAGAGGTGTTGACCCATAATCACGCGTATCTCACAGTTTGTCGGCAAAACAGACATCAGCAGGAGCCTTTTTTGTTTTGCTCCAAAAAATTGTAAAGAAAGCGTGCGGGCAGGAGCCGTTGAGGCCCTGCTTTTTGTTTTGCGCCGGCCGTCCTGAAGCGGCCAAATTTTCAGCTGGAAAAAATAAATACCCTCTTTTTGGCCGGCGGAAAACAGGATATAATATTTAAAATTTTAGTTAAGATGCCCTTGCCCGGCTCTTAAGGTGAAAGGATGATTGGTATTGCGCAAAGAGGTGCTGGTAACCATCCGTGGAACGCAGACCAATGACCTGGGGGAGCGGGAAACCATCGAACTGGTAACGAAAGCCAATTATTATCAGAAAAACAGTTCTTTTTACATCGTTTACAATGAGTCTGAAATTTCCGGCCTGGCCGGAACCACTACCTCTCTAAAGGCTGAACCCAGCCGGGTTACCTTAAACCGCATGGGTACGGCCGAAGTAAAGCAGGTTTTTGAAGAAGGAATTCACCATGAAACCAGTTACATGACGCCTTACGGGTCCATGTGGATCCGGGTTCTGCCCTGGAAAGTAGAGGTGGACTTGACAGAGGTGGGCGGAAGTATTAATCTGGAATACGAGTTGGAATTATGCCGGCAAAGGATCGGTTACAACGAATTATCCATTACCGTGCAGGAGGTTTAGTTTCTAAAAGATGAAGGGTCTAGTCCAGGAAGTACGGGAACACCTGGCCGGTGCTCTGGAAAGGGCACTGGCTTCTGCTGTAAGCAGGGGTTTGTTGCCCGCGGTCACTCCCCCGCCATTTGTTGTGGAGGTGCCCCGGGAAAAGGAACACGGAGATTTTGCCACCAATCTGGCCATGCTCCTGGCCAGGCCGGCCCGTCTTGCGCCCCGCAAGATTGCCGAGGCCCTGGTGGCCCATTTAGACCTGACCGGGATTTCGGTAGAAAAGGTGGAAGTGGCCGGACCCGGTTTTATTAATTTCTACCTGGCTCCCCAGTGGGTGCTGGCCGAGCTGCCCCGCATTATTGCGGCGGATCACGACTACGGGCGGGTGAATCTGGGCAACGGTGCCCGGGTGCAGGTGGAATTTGTCAGCGCCAACCCCACCGGCCTTTTGCACATGGGCAACGCCCGGGGAGCGGCCCTGGGGGACAGCATTGCCGCCATTTTAGATTTTGCCGGTTACCGGGTCACCCGGGAATACTACATCAATGATGCCGGCAACCAGATCGAAAACTTCGGGCGGTCCCTGGAGGCCCGCTACTTCCAGCTACTCGGCCGGCCGGCTCAAGTGCCCGAGGAGGGCTACCACGGGGAAGATATTATCGACACGGTAAGGAGCTTTGTGGAGCGTTTCGGCGATCAATACCTGCACGCTCCGGAGGAAGAGAGGCGCCGGGTTCTGGTGGATTACGCCTTGAAAGAGAAGCTGGCCGCCATCAAGAAAGCCCTGGAGGATTTTGGCGTCCATTATGACGTGTGGTTTTCCGAGAAGAGCCTGCATGAATCGGGGGCGGTACAGGAGGCCATCGATATCCTGCGCCGCCGGGGGTACCTCTACGAATATGAAGGGGCACTCTGGTTTAAAGCGACGGAGTTCGGGGTGGAAAAGGACGAGGTGCTGGTGCGCAGCAACGGTGTGCCCACCTACTTTGCGGCGGATATCGCCTACCACCTGGACAAATTCCGCCGCGGCTTTGACCGTGTCATTAACATCTGGGGGGCGGACCACCACGGCCACGTGGCCCGGATGAAGGGGGCCGTGGCCGCCCTGGGCTACAACCCCGATGCCCTGGAAATTGTGATCATGCAGCTGGTGCGCCTGTACCGGGGCGGCGAACTCGTGCGCATGAGCAAGCGCTCCGGCCAGTTTGTCACCCTGGAGGAACTGGTGGAAGAGGTCGGCAGGGATGCGGCCCGCTACTTCTTTGTACTGCGCAGCGCAGACAGCCACCTGGATTTTGACCTGGACCTGGCCCGGGCGCAGACCAACGAGAACCCGGTCTATTACATCCAGTACGCCCACGCCCGCATCTGCAGCATTTTGCGCCAGCTGGACCGGGAAGCCTCTTTACCGGAGCAGGTGGATCTGGGGCTTTTAAAGGAAGAGGCGGAACTGGCCCTGGCCCGCAGGCTGGCCGATTTCCCCGAGGAAGTGGCCCTGGGAGCAAAGGATCTGGCCCCCCACCGTATGGCCCGCTACCTGCATGAAGTGGCGGGACTGCTGCACAGCTTCTACAACAGCCACCGGGTGATTACCGGGGACGAGGCCTTGACCGCCGCGCGGCTGGTGCTGGTGGACGCCACCCGCATCGTCCTGCGGAACGGTCTGCGCCTGCTGGGTCTCTCCGCCCCGGAGCGGATGTGATTGTAGATAGTCTGTTTGGGGGGAGTGTGCCTCTTTGTTGAAGGAACCTGTTCTGGCATTGATCACGGGTTTTGTGGCCGGTGTGGCCTTTGCCTGGTTAAAACTACCCGTACCTGCACCTCCTACC containing:
- a CDS encoding indolepyruvate oxidoreductase subunit beta, which encodes MAEVTGAALAPVDILMVGVGGQGIILASKILAHAAQAAGYDIKVSEIHGMAQRGGSVVTQVRLGERVYSPLIPEGEADIILAFEQLEALRWLECVKGGGTIIVNSQIIYPVPVLAGMAQYPENIIAHLSRRAHTLVVDALGKALGCGNARAANLVLLGALARRMSIPLSCWLNAIEACVPARYLEVNRAAFQSGYAP
- a CDS encoding SLC13 family permease; its protein translation is MGRQKVFKLNEYRKKERTAPGLEPLDNGDGRVRFHAPLGKIKAFLKERKWLLLALVLTAVICLLPTPRGLTVQGKYALGLWAFVIVCFLTEAVPLPMTAMLIGSYQVFAGIAGFREVPRTFMDDAVIFIMGVLMMGAMLMKYNIHNRVALFMLKLCGTRIERVILGIVAFCAISAGFITEHAAVMIMLPIGVGIISLSGGYKKVPNLAKLIMLSIAYGVIIGGVSAPSGGARNALMLGLLNSLGVNVGYGQWMLMVMPFTLIMIPIVSYWLLNLFSPEITDLAGAIKAIREEMEADGPMTSQARMALAIFLAVVAGWIFASQRFGVGNIAMVGILLAAVLRLIDWSYLQQKTQWGVVLLYAGAISMGKMLIATGAASWLAGQLLHLAAAAEVTEGVSLLAVTATVTALVTNTMADGPTVAVLGPIFLKVAELSRTSPLVIGVATSLASAFSYLLVIATPANAIVYGPGFLQAQDFLKAGGVLFLISLVFTVTFLGGFWWHVLGVW
- a CDS encoding IS1634 family transposase, whose product is MFFRKVTSRSGGKEYTYLKLIENYREGNKVKQRVIANLGNLENLTPEKVEGLIDGLARICGVSRRPANIEARKVLRYGEVLAIHRIWEMLDVGGAVEAVFSGERYDPDTALLLELMAINQIIKPPNKQAISDWYRCLYFPEAQGKEFLDHHFYRALDSVASVKERLEEEIFQRLCAFTRVSREVAFCLLTTATVEPAPRSELDHSPYGRYILEAPLEEQLVYLGILVSREGMPFGHRILHEVPDEGDFREIVHHLQAGHGTRQCIFVGDRRLVSGPHLEVLVSHSYHYLVRRKIQSEWELRLCERELVENRAEFKEVDRDLWYKEVMEGGVRYLVCYSPAAAKEKVIALAERLDEVEEELRELQKTAASEHRSGKRTLPRGAAVLKDKYCRRYFDWHYNEATGELTWRRKEDVITREEKTAGAFLLETNATLLDGRELLLAYTRLGQLGESFKEIRSFEARPKEFYRERNLSASIFVCVLAAMLEKTLEGLLKRAGIPLTSRQALELLEEVKVAINRVDDVELKSVTSIEKTQEEILQAIGVPDPRAVVV
- a CDS encoding CBS domain-containing protein; the protein is MEKRVGDIMVPIMEFATVPGESTAKDAVAALKSRRGYPLVLVLENDRVAGMVGLKEILRGLDPVMFRKATYGGWTVSPDWREPVLFTGHFQERCAALAERPVKEIMVPLPRRLKAQDSIVKAAHIILSTGQEPVPVWEEDRLVGMVGMKEIFAEMVRELDSAGGGSRSKVIFADQFRRKARVTTTTG
- a CDS encoding sulfite exporter TauE/SafE family protein; its protein translation is MSILRRVAGGGLAAGEFLTALSRKQAQWELEMSRVILGQRWKLLLIAMFPVLLGLGMEVAVAAGLPEHIGGHKAYMPSFATTEMFIGSVFVGVMAGLITGVIGAGGGYVLTPALMSIGVKGIMAVGTDQFHLFAKAIMGTVIHRKMGNVNFWIAVWFVLGSVTGASVGGVLNRAIYQKSPALSDAFISAVYVFMLGILGFYALADWLRMRKGTAGGARTSGTDTTTNFARWLQSLPLKPRVKFDEHIVPGGRSIAVYPIIICGFIVGFVAAIMGVGGGFLTFPMMVYGLGVSTFTTVGTDILQIIFTTGYSSITQYAIYGYVFYTVAMGMLLGSLVGVQMGALVTRMVKGITIRAFYALTILAGFVNRICALPGKLNEVGWISMNKATAAMINSVGTVIFFALVGIFSVWILAVFFKGAGKIREAERQALTAGGTGVGH
- a CDS encoding DUF1934 domain-containing protein translates to MRKEVLVTIRGTQTNDLGERETIELVTKANYYQKNSSFYIVYNESEISGLAGTTTSLKAEPSRVTLNRMGTAEVKQVFEEGIHHETSYMTPYGSMWIRVLPWKVEVDLTEVGGSINLEYELELCRQRIGYNELSITVQEV
- the argS gene encoding arginine--tRNA ligase: MKGLVQEVREHLAGALERALASAVSRGLLPAVTPPPFVVEVPREKEHGDFATNLAMLLARPARLAPRKIAEALVAHLDLTGISVEKVEVAGPGFINFYLAPQWVLAELPRIIAADHDYGRVNLGNGARVQVEFVSANPTGLLHMGNARGAALGDSIAAILDFAGYRVTREYYINDAGNQIENFGRSLEARYFQLLGRPAQVPEEGYHGEDIIDTVRSFVERFGDQYLHAPEEERRRVLVDYALKEKLAAIKKALEDFGVHYDVWFSEKSLHESGAVQEAIDILRRRGYLYEYEGALWFKATEFGVEKDEVLVRSNGVPTYFAADIAYHLDKFRRGFDRVINIWGADHHGHVARMKGAVAALGYNPDALEIVIMQLVRLYRGGELVRMSKRSGQFVTLEELVEEVGRDAARYFFVLRSADSHLDFDLDLARAQTNENPVYYIQYAHARICSILRQLDREASLPEQVDLGLLKEEAELALARRLADFPEEVALGAKDLAPHRMARYLHEVAGLLHSFYNSHRVITGDEALTAARLVLVDATRIVLRNGLRLLGLSAPERM
- a CDS encoding XapX domain-containing protein, with protein sequence MLKEPVLALITGFVAGVAFAWLKLPVPAPPTLAGVMGVVGLFLGYLVVARLVNR